TTGGCCCATATACACAAAACATACTaacaaaagaaatttttatCCTCTAAGACACATTATATCTTTGGAATAACACATTGAGACACTTGTGGCTAGAGACACACATTATCTGTGTGGAATGTCTTACTTACCCTTCAAATACACTCTTTTCTAATTACTTTATGtgtcataaaataataaaaatttctaatttGTAAATtcatctctttttctctctcccACTATCAATTTTCAGATCTACTTTTTCTCTTCCATCTTTCATCGGTTCTCTCTTTTCCTAATATTTCTATCTTTGAAAGTTTccaattttctttaatttttgtcaTCCTCTGTCACCATGACGAAATCGAAGAACTCAGAAAAAAAACGAAGATTACTCTAAAGATCTTGTTGTTGTTCTTTAAGTGCTTTCTGTTACAGCTTATGGAATCAATTCTAGAATAAATCATTTCTCATCGTATTGAACATGACGAAAGTCTCGCAAGCGAGCTGAGGCAAGAGCAAGGCTTGCGGTGGTATTCATGCTCGGAATCCGCCATTGCGGTTGTCTTCGTCGTAGCTTTCAATTGCAGAGGGAAGCTCGAGCAACATGGTCaaattcttatattttatacatttagtCCTTTAAATTTTGACTATTTTCAATTTGACCTCAACAAAACTTTGGAAGATTTTGAACTTTAAACTAGATCTCCCTCTCTCTTACGTTCACACAAACATGTTCAAGGTGTATTTTTAGGATTGAATATCCAAATTTATATGTCCACACAAAACTGTACATATGAATTTATCCATATAATTCACTATTCTATGTTCGGATACTACTATCTTTtcacatttttcatatttgttttgtccATGTCCATATTGTTTTACGTCCAAACTTTTATTATCCATGTCCACACCCATTTGTTCACCAAAGTGACTTACACAAAATACATGTACGTAAAAACTACACGGTATGCATAAAGTACTTGTCCACAGATACTAAGAAATTATGTAAGATGATTAGGAATATAATAACTTGTCCAAGAAAACACATCTATGAAACTTAGTTCATGAAACCTCATCCACGAAAATTTTAAAgagtttttctatattttttatccATCCATGTCCACATCTTTTTATGTTAACTTATTTTTCTTACATGTTCACAATTTTGCATCCACACTTCTTATgtccatatatttttttatataattgttgaaatatataaaatatatatatgaaaatgaatgttaaaatatagagtaaaacaAATTACAATTTATTGTAATAATTATACTTTCTTCAAATGTCTTAAACTCTGAgaaaaaaccaaataaaaacataaaaacataaaaactttacaaaaagaacaaagaaaaagttgagaaaaaataaaaaaaataaaaaaaatgcagTCATCCTCTAGTTTCTCTTAACCAAGCGTGAGGGGTACTGCTGTAAAACCACAAAGGGTGGAAGAGAATAATATGTCCCTTAAGTGGAAAGTGTCTTATCTTGTCAAAAAAAGAACAATGCGTCTGATGATGTAACGCACTCTTAATAAAAAGTGACATAAAAGCGTCGAACCCAGGTCTAGACAGAGGCAGAAAGTCGCTAACAACCACTAGACCACAACTTGTTTTCTCGAAAATGTCTGCCCCTAAATATCTATATTCTGGTGGCGCCTAAAGCTAGTGCTTTACCAGCTTTACCACATGGCCGGTACTGATTGTGTATATATGTTTATCCGCTAAAGAATAATTCTCAAgaagaataaaatataatatggaAGTATTGGtaaccaacaacaaaaataatagatcCAAATTCAAGAAGGAAACGATATAAGTAAACGATTTGTAAGAAAATCAGTTAAAAGATACTTGAGTAAACATGCATTCATCTCTAGTGAACAGCAACAATTTCAGATATGGCTATTAAAGCTCATGATTAAAGATCATTTTGCTTCCACGATGAAAATCATGTTAAAAGACTTCTTGCCAGGTGCTCTCGCGCCGTTGCGAATGCTTGCGTTAATGTCTACAATTCGAAAGGCACAAGAATTGTCAGATGCATAATAATCACTATGAAGACTATCGCTTTGCTCAAAGAAAGTCATACTGCATCACACCTGTTCAGAGAGTGAACTACTTGTTTCTGCGCTCTGCATTGCTACTTTTCCCGCAATGACATTGGCATCTGTTTCCAATACCATCCTGAACATACAACACAACGCACACATGACTATCACCCTGATAGGATTCAAACCATTAATATCCTTCTTGATTCATTTCACCAAAGAACCACACACCCAAAAGACTTCATCAACGAGAGAAGTCTCTAAACAAATATCCCCCAGAATGCCCCCCACGAATTATCTGAGTATGCAATAGCTATACACATCCCTGAACAGCCCCTAGGCTAAGATACGATAGTCCATAACTAGACTTAACAAGAAGAGCTTATCACACTGACTGTAGATCATATTATTCTTTAATCTGCAAATAACTATGGCGCAAGGCTAAGATGTTACCACAGTTATAAAATTGTAGAATAGAACCGAAGCATACCCCTGATCAACCATCTCATCAAGGCACAAAAAGATGAGATCCAAGTTTTCAAGGGCTTCCATCTTTTCAACATTGTTCCTGAAAGGATGCTAAATTTTAATTGCCTGACCAGGAAAAGATCCAAGTCATTTGTTAAGGGGAGTTTAGTACCTGAGAAGTAATGCAACAGCATCAAAAAAGCCTtgtagaacagatgataagaTGAGCTCGTT
The nucleotide sequence above comes from Brassica napus cultivar Da-Ae chromosome A9, Da-Ae, whole genome shotgun sequence. Encoded proteins:
- the LOC106446928 gene encoding coatomer subunit zeta-3 isoform X2, whose amino-acid sequence is MSRANDSCPLVKNILLLDSEGKRVAVKYYSDDWTTNAAKLAFEKYVFTKTAKTNARTEEITLLENNIVVYKFAQDLHFFVTGGEDENELILSSVLQGFFDAVALLLRNNVEKMEALENLDLIFLCLDEMVDQGMVLETDANVIAGKVAMQSAETSSSLSEQTLTQAFATAREHLARSLLT
- the LOC106446928 gene encoding coatomer subunit zeta-3 isoform X1, with the protein product MSRANDSCPLVKNILLLDSEGKRVAVKYYSDDWTTNAAKLAFEKYVFTKTAKTNARTEAEITLLENNIVVYKFAQDLHFFVTGGEDENELILSSVLQGFFDAVALLLRNNVEKMEALENLDLIFLCLDEMVDQGMVLETDANVIAGKVAMQSAETSSSLSEQTLTQAFATAREHLARSLLT